A window from Shewanella livingstonensis encodes these proteins:
- a CDS encoding acyl-CoA thioesterase yields the protein MKGLLITEMDMVIPFHDVDSMGITWHGNYLRYFEVVRCLLLDKLGYNYRTMQESGYAWPIVDLQVKYVKSSTFDQKIKVIAAIVEWENRLRINYQIVDANTNARITKGYTIQAAVEIATQELCFITPEVFQQKMRPLLDASQA from the coding sequence ATGAAAGGTTTATTAATCACCGAAATGGACATGGTCATCCCGTTTCACGATGTCGATTCTATGGGCATCACTTGGCATGGCAATTATTTACGCTACTTTGAAGTAGTGCGCTGTTTGTTGCTGGATAAACTCGGTTATAACTATCGCACTATGCAAGAGTCGGGTTACGCATGGCCGATTGTCGATCTGCAAGTAAAGTATGTTAAAAGCAGTACTTTTGATCAAAAAATCAAAGTGATTGCCGCCATTGTTGAATGGGAAAACCGCTTACGGATTAACTACCAAATTGTCGATGCCAATACTAATGCGCGGATCACTAAAGGCTATACCATTCAGGCTGCGGTAGAGATTGCCACCCAAGAATTATGCTTTATTACTCCTGAAGTATTTCAGCAAAAAATGCGGCCATTACTTGATGCGAGCCAAGCATAA
- a CDS encoding outer membrane lipoprotein carrier protein LolA, producing the protein MNTRTAMLIRASWMVMCLCLPIGSTSANELPPASNKQTSTQELALSPAHAQTEALTKEQLANIETLYRQPAEAEALGTLSQQLNLQLDTRGQFIQLRHLQVLKKPLLSQGQFIFSPAQGLVWQQQRPFNTLMVLKDQQLIQQNSQGKVQQLNAAASGSPIAQQLPRLLQAIMAGDIDGLSADFNLFMPATQQAGAPWQLGLQAKDPQVQASIGNITLSGDSQLRSLMMTSSQADNSDYTQIQFIDVQQGPLSASELALFNISNESAQ; encoded by the coding sequence ATGAACACTCGCACAGCAATGTTGATTAGGGCCAGTTGGATGGTAATGTGCCTCTGCTTGCCTATAGGCAGTACCTCAGCCAATGAACTGCCACCAGCAAGCAACAAGCAAACATCGACTCAAGAGCTGGCACTATCACCAGCTCACGCACAGACTGAAGCGCTAACCAAAGAGCAATTAGCTAATATTGAGACATTGTATCGCCAACCAGCCGAAGCAGAAGCTCTTGGTACTTTATCGCAGCAATTAAATTTGCAACTTGATACACGAGGGCAGTTTATTCAACTGCGCCACTTACAGGTGCTTAAAAAGCCCTTGCTCAGCCAGGGACAATTTATTTTTAGCCCGGCGCAAGGGTTAGTATGGCAACAGCAACGGCCGTTCAACACCTTGATGGTGCTAAAAGATCAGCAGTTAATCCAACAAAACAGCCAGGGCAAGGTGCAGCAACTTAATGCTGCGGCCAGTGGCAGCCCTATAGCGCAGCAATTACCCCGGTTATTACAAGCGATTATGGCCGGCGATATTGATGGCTTAAGTGCGGATTTCAACTTATTTATGCCAGCAACCCAACAAGCTGGCGCGCCATGGCAACTCGGCCTTCAAGCAAAAGATCCACAAGTACAAGCATCCATAGGCAATATCACTCTCAGTGGCGACAGCCAACTACGCTCATTAATGATGACTAGCAGCCAGGCTGATAATAGCGATTATACCCAAATTCAATTTATTGATGTTCAGCAAGGGCCACTAAGCGCAAGCGAACTCGCGCTTTTTAATATTAGCAACGAGTCTGCTCAATAA
- a CDS encoding MMPL family transporter: MTQLSFAAVLSPIGRFALWVILLLAMLVTGLVQWQQGAHIQTDILAMLPHLHQDKLTESALNQVEQQLANQVYIAVIANNESQAISAAKQLIDSLNQPAHAPFTAIRSGADDHLQDLAKVYFEHRFGLLTAEQARAIETGNWHQLLSAAQSQLYSAFGFANSQLLSKDPLLLFPANLLALSPNSALRSQQGILLTDTSDGVAAIVMAKGRDSAFSPTAQQQQIQALTSAFSHINQQYPQVSFLKAGALFHAIAATESAKQEISRIGLISMLGIILLVWLAFRSIMPLFAALLTLTSGVVFAFVATLSIFGQLHLLTLVFGTSLIGVAIDYSFHFYCEKQAHPNDNASDTLRRIFPALTLALATSAAAFIAIGFTPFPGMQQVAVFCAAGLIGAYLTLLLVFPLLGNHPLKPTPGLTLAQRYLTLLQRLFTATQWWQKTTIATLLVCVVAILFWGLSKADSDDDIRQLQQSPAAITTEENQLRQLLSGGTDNQFILVSGRNEQDLLQTLEQLTPVLDKAISTGELDQAISLSRFMPSIARQRHNHQLQQQLYQQHLDEIISEMGLDDSIKVSLLKQLNQAQSQWLTPKMVLIQANDDLHSLWLGPISTTEKTQQYGAIVLLGGIHSLSSLKQRLTDHEWSLGQVTLIDKVGDISALMGQYRQLTLELLVWVFGLASLVFSIKYGIKLALAIVSIPALSVLLTLACLGLVGSSISLFHALALILVLGIGIDYSLFFAEAKHTSRGVMMAIFMSACSTLLAFGLLALSQTHAIHFFGLTLLFGISFSFLLAPFISFITRKTL, encoded by the coding sequence ATGACTCAGTTATCGTTTGCTGCAGTGTTATCTCCTATTGGCCGTTTTGCCTTATGGGTCATATTACTGCTGGCAATGTTAGTTACAGGCTTAGTGCAATGGCAACAAGGCGCACATATACAAACTGACATTTTGGCGATGTTGCCACACTTACACCAAGATAAGCTCACCGAAAGCGCATTAAATCAGGTAGAGCAGCAACTCGCTAACCAGGTGTATATTGCCGTCATTGCCAACAATGAAAGCCAGGCCATCAGCGCTGCCAAGCAACTAATAGACTCGCTCAATCAACCCGCTCATGCACCTTTTACCGCCATTCGCAGTGGTGCTGATGATCATCTACAAGATTTGGCTAAAGTCTATTTCGAACATCGCTTTGGCTTACTTACAGCAGAGCAAGCACGCGCCATTGAAACGGGCAATTGGCATCAATTGCTTAGTGCAGCCCAAAGCCAACTTTATAGTGCATTTGGTTTTGCCAACAGCCAGCTGCTTAGCAAGGATCCATTATTACTGTTCCCCGCTAATTTGTTGGCATTATCACCCAATAGTGCCCTGCGGAGTCAGCAAGGCATTTTACTCACCGATACCTCAGACGGCGTCGCCGCAATAGTGATGGCCAAAGGTCGTGATAGTGCTTTTAGTCCAACCGCTCAACAACAGCAAATCCAAGCATTAACGTCGGCATTTAGCCACATTAACCAGCAATATCCTCAGGTAAGCTTTCTCAAGGCTGGAGCACTATTTCATGCCATTGCCGCCACCGAGTCAGCCAAACAAGAAATTAGCCGCATAGGCTTAATTTCCATGTTGGGGATTATCTTATTGGTCTGGTTGGCCTTTCGGTCGATTATGCCGTTATTTGCCGCATTACTGACCTTAACCAGCGGCGTAGTATTTGCGTTCGTCGCCACCTTAAGTATTTTTGGCCAGCTGCACTTACTCACTTTAGTGTTTGGCACCAGCTTAATTGGTGTGGCGATTGATTACAGCTTTCACTTTTACTGCGAAAAACAAGCTCACCCCAATGACAATGCTAGTGATACCTTAAGACGTATTTTTCCGGCGCTCACTCTCGCCCTTGCGACCAGTGCGGCCGCCTTTATCGCCATTGGGTTTACCCCATTCCCGGGAATGCAGCAAGTGGCGGTATTTTGCGCCGCCGGCTTAATTGGCGCTTACTTAACACTGCTGCTGGTGTTTCCATTATTGGGTAATCATCCACTTAAACCGACCCCAGGATTAACCCTAGCCCAACGTTATCTAACATTATTACAACGCCTTTTTACTGCTACGCAATGGTGGCAAAAAACGACTATAGCAACACTGCTAGTTTGTGTAGTCGCGATATTATTTTGGGGTTTATCAAAAGCGGACTCTGACGATGATATTCGTCAATTACAGCAAAGTCCTGCGGCCATCACCACCGAAGAAAACCAATTAAGGCAACTGCTCAGCGGCGGCACCGACAATCAATTTATTTTAGTCAGCGGCCGCAACGAGCAAGATTTATTGCAAACCTTAGAGCAACTGACACCCGTGCTGGATAAAGCCATTAGCACTGGCGAATTAGATCAAGCCATTAGCCTGAGTCGCTTTATGCCCAGCATTGCTCGTCAACGCCATAATCATCAATTACAGCAACAACTTTATCAACAACACTTAGATGAGATTATTAGCGAGATGGGCCTAGATGACAGCATAAAAGTCAGCCTACTTAAACAACTTAATCAAGCTCAATCACAGTGGCTAACGCCGAAAATGGTACTAATCCAAGCCAATGATGATTTACATTCTTTATGGCTTGGCCCCATTTCAACCACCGAAAAAACCCAGCAATATGGCGCCATTGTATTGTTAGGTGGCATCCACTCATTAAGCTCTCTTAAGCAACGACTGACTGACCATGAGTGGTCTTTAGGTCAGGTAACGTTAATTGATAAAGTCGGCGATATATCGGCTTTAATGGGTCAATACCGCCAATTAACATTAGAGTTGCTTGTGTGGGTATTTGGCTTAGCCAGCCTAGTGTTTAGCATTAAATACGGTATTAAACTGGCGTTAGCCATAGTATCGATACCGGCATTATCGGTACTACTCACCCTTGCATGTTTGGGTCTTGTGGGCTCGAGTATCAGTTTGTTTCACGCCTTAGCGCTTATTTTGGTGCTGGGGATTGGTATCGATTACAGCTTATTTTTTGCCGAGGCCAAACACACTAGTCGCGGAGTCATGATG